The proteins below come from a single Tenuifilum sp. 4138str genomic window:
- a CDS encoding methyl-accepting chemotaxis protein gives MRYRSLRTEMMVNILGITIVIMAVTLTVVAYKSLNTAKKTARETSSLIASDVTRSVASYLEKPFETLYNINVTFSSLKLSGVKNREVYKDVLKKTLDLNKNYLALWAMYEPNMLDENDSKYAGKDGYDEEGRFDISFYKANNIIKSEAGEVSMYSEDYYQIPFTSGNETVLEPYFYTYTGDETGHSYFETSVAIPVKESGKTIGVIGLDIDLLELSENIKNQKVYQTGYIFIASYDGIIAAHPNKELTGDTLSNILNIEIADYKKIVNSNSFSTITLGKGSKQSFVFINPIKIGKTLKPWSVVVVVPVNEVYSESRKLIITIVIVGIIAIALLIMIILYQAGNITMPIFKAVKFANNIANGDLTHKLEHNRSDEIGTLQSSLLQMQQKLIEMVTEFKSSSGSIADASSHLNSTAQQVSQSAEELASSSEELSSTMEEMVSNIEQNSHNAIEVEKISLELVTDAQKVKDASEKSMASIGSIAEKIQIINDIAFQTNLLALNAAVEAARAGEHGKGFAVVAAEVRRLAERSRMAADEINRQSGESVQITAKATELLNQIIPKIQKTTELIQEIAHASKEQLTGSEQVNNTTQQLSGVTQQNATISEELAASAEELAAQAEKLLEFAESFRIETVHGVKKDDSKHQAYESEKTTPKLEPKPKTSEKKVIKPLTKKKVEEPKQPHKGIDIKLKPSDDSEYESF, from the coding sequence ATGAGATACAGGAGCTTAAGGACAGAAATGATGGTAAACATTCTAGGTATTACCATTGTAATAATGGCTGTGACTTTAACCGTTGTGGCTTACAAAAGCCTAAACACAGCAAAGAAAACGGCAAGGGAAACAAGCTCGTTGATAGCATCGGATGTTACACGGAGTGTTGCCAGCTACCTTGAAAAACCCTTTGAAACACTATACAATATCAATGTTACATTTAGCTCTCTTAAATTGAGCGGTGTAAAAAACAGAGAAGTTTATAAGGATGTTCTCAAAAAAACACTTGACTTAAATAAGAATTATCTTGCCCTATGGGCAATGTATGAACCAAACATGCTTGATGAGAATGACTCAAAATATGCGGGTAAAGATGGTTATGATGAAGAGGGTAGATTTGACATCTCTTTTTACAAAGCAAACAACATCATAAAAAGCGAAGCGGGGGAGGTTTCAATGTACAGCGAGGATTACTACCAGATACCCTTCACATCGGGCAATGAAACTGTACTTGAGCCGTACTTTTATACCTACACCGGCGACGAAACTGGCCATAGCTACTTTGAAACCTCGGTGGCTATCCCAGTAAAAGAGTCCGGAAAAACAATAGGGGTAATTGGTTTGGATATTGACCTTTTAGAACTTTCTGAGAATATCAAGAATCAAAAGGTTTACCAAACAGGCTATATATTTATTGCTTCATACGATGGGATTATAGCCGCACACCCTAATAAGGAATTAACTGGCGATACGCTTTCAAATATTTTGAACATTGAAATTGCTGATTACAAAAAAATTGTTAATAGCAATTCATTCAGCACAATAACATTGGGTAAGGGAAGCAAGCAATCGTTTGTATTTATAAACCCTATAAAGATTGGGAAAACCCTTAAGCCTTGGTCGGTAGTTGTGGTCGTGCCCGTTAATGAGGTTTACTCGGAGAGTCGAAAATTAATAATCACAATCGTTATTGTTGGCATAATTGCTATTGCGCTTCTTATTATGATAATACTATACCAAGCCGGCAATATTACTATGCCAATATTTAAAGCCGTAAAATTTGCCAACAATATAGCCAATGGCGATTTAACCCACAAGCTGGAGCACAATCGATCCGATGAGATTGGAACACTCCAATCGTCACTCCTTCAAATGCAGCAAAAACTAATTGAAATGGTTACAGAGTTCAAGAGCAGTAGTGGAAGTATAGCTGATGCCAGCTCGCACTTAAACTCTACAGCCCAGCAGGTATCGCAAAGTGCTGAGGAGTTAGCTTCATCATCGGAAGAACTGTCGAGCACCATGGAGGAAATGGTTTCAAATATTGAGCAAAACTCGCACAATGCCATTGAGGTTGAAAAGATATCGCTTGAACTGGTAACTGATGCCCAAAAGGTGAAGGATGCCTCGGAAAAAAGTATGGCATCAATTGGTTCAATTGCCGAAAAAATTCAAATTATTAACGATATAGCATTCCAAACTAACCTGTTAGCCCTAAACGCCGCTGTTGAGGCTGCACGTGCAGGTGAACATGGAAAAGGGTTTGCAGTTGTGGCTGCTGAAGTGCGAAGGTTAGCCGAACGTAGCCGAATGGCAGCCGACGAAATTAATAGACAATCGGGTGAGAGCGTTCAAATTACAGCTAAAGCCACAGAGTTACTGAATCAAATTATTCCAAAAATTCAGAAAACAACCGAACTGATTCAGGAAATTGCCCACGCTAGCAAGGAACAGCTTACAGGCTCAGAGCAGGTTAACAATACTACCCAACAGCTTAGCGGAGTTACTCAACAAAATGCCACTATTTCAGAGGAATTAGCTGCTAGTGCAGAGGAACTTGCTGCACAGGCTGAGAAATTGTTGGAATTTGCAGAGTCATTTAGGATTGAAACCGTTCATGGTGTTAAAAAGGATGACTCTAAACACCAAGCATACGAAAGCGAGAAAACAACCCCAAAGCTTGAACCTAAACCAAAAACATCGGAAAAGAAGGTTATAAAACCCCTTACAAAAAAGAAGGTTGAGGAACCCAAGCAACCCCACAAGGGGATTGATATTAAGTTAAAACCAAGCGATGATTCTGAATACGAGAGTTTCTAA
- a CDS encoding inorganic pyrophosphatase, which translates to MTNRIMDPIGRLMGLRYKSHPWHGVDVGPNAPSIVTTFIEMVTTDTVKYEVDKVSGYLRIDRPQKYSNVLPALYGFIPQTLCDENVAQIARDKTGRNDLAGDGDPLDICVLTEKNIAHGNLLAYAIPIGGLRMIDGNQADDKIIAVLKDDAVYGHIRNIDECPEAIITRLRHYFLTYKDLPGTHRDCEITHVYGVDEAHQIINAALADYRKKFENLDMILSQYGMMKP; encoded by the coding sequence ATGACAAATAGGATTATGGATCCCATTGGCAGGCTAATGGGATTGAGGTATAAATCGCACCCCTGGCATGGGGTTGACGTTGGGCCTAATGCCCCCAGTATAGTTACAACTTTCATTGAGATGGTTACAACCGATACGGTTAAGTATGAGGTTGATAAGGTATCGGGCTACCTTCGTATCGATCGTCCGCAAAAGTACTCAAATGTGCTTCCAGCACTTTATGGTTTTATTCCACAAACCCTCTGCGACGAGAATGTGGCACAAATTGCCCGCGATAAAACCGGGCGAAACGATTTAGCCGGCGATGGCGACCCCCTTGACATTTGCGTGTTAACCGAAAAAAACATTGCCCATGGGAATTTACTAGCTTACGCAATCCCCATTGGGGGGTTGAGGATGATTGACGGTAACCAGGCCGACGATAAAATAATTGCCGTTTTAAAGGATGATGCGGTTTATGGGCATATCCGAAATATTGATGAATGCCCTGAGGCAATTATTACTCGACTGAGGCATTACTTTCTAACCTACAAGGATTTACCGGGAACTCACCGCGATTGCGAGATTACCCATGTATATGGAGTTGATGAGGCACACCAAATCATAAATGCAGCCCTTGCCGATTACCGGAAGAAGTTTGAAAATCTGGATATGATTCTATCGCAATACGGGATGATGAAACCGTAA
- the murB gene encoding UDP-N-acetylmuramate dehydrogenase, whose translation MFVIKKDISLKPYNTFGIDVTASYYARANTVEKILYAINFASYNKLPIFVLGGGSNIIFTRNIEGVVINPAIQGVQLQTDDEQNYVFRVGAGVVWDKFVEFAAENNLGGIENLSHIPGLVGASPIQNIGAYGVEVKDTIVKVEAIEVSSRKLIEFNASECRFGYRDSIFKQELKGKVIITHVWFRLSRNPSFVLNYGNLAEEVEKLGEVTVQNVRKAVINIRKSKLPDPAELGNAGSFFKNPVVDADKYNALKSEHPDLNGFQVSESFYKIPAGWLIEKAGWKGKQVGRCGVHHKQALVLVNHGGANGTEILELSSSIQKSVKELFGIELEREVNVF comes from the coding sequence ATGTTTGTTATTAAGAAAGATATATCGCTTAAACCCTACAACACCTTTGGAATAGATGTAACGGCAAGTTACTACGCCAGAGCAAACACCGTTGAAAAGATTCTATATGCCATAAATTTTGCGTCGTACAATAAGTTGCCAATCTTTGTTCTAGGAGGAGGTAGTAATATTATATTTACAAGGAATATTGAGGGCGTAGTAATTAATCCGGCTATTCAAGGAGTTCAACTCCAAACCGACGACGAGCAAAACTACGTATTTAGGGTTGGCGCGGGTGTTGTATGGGATAAATTTGTTGAATTTGCTGCAGAGAACAATCTTGGTGGAATTGAAAACCTATCCCATATACCTGGGCTAGTTGGCGCATCGCCCATACAGAACATTGGTGCATATGGGGTTGAGGTAAAGGATACCATAGTTAAGGTTGAAGCAATCGAGGTATCTTCTCGAAAACTCATTGAGTTCAATGCTTCTGAGTGCCGTTTTGGATATCGCGATAGTATTTTTAAGCAGGAGCTAAAAGGGAAGGTAATAATTACCCACGTATGGTTTCGGCTTTCAAGGAACCCGAGTTTTGTATTGAACTATGGGAACCTTGCTGAGGAAGTTGAAAAGCTTGGTGAGGTTACAGTACAAAATGTACGCAAAGCCGTTATCAACATCCGGAAAAGTAAATTGCCCGACCCGGCTGAGTTAGGTAATGCCGGTAGTTTTTTCAAGAATCCCGTTGTTGATGCTGATAAATACAATGCGCTTAAATCGGAACATCCCGATTTAAATGGTTTTCAGGTTTCAGAGAGTTTCTATAAAATTCCTGCTGGTTGGCTTATTGAAAAAGCCGGATGGAAGGGTAAGCAAGTAGGTAGGTGCGGTGTGCATCATAAGCAGGCCTTGGTGCTTGTAAACCATGGAGGTGCAAATGGTACTGAAATTCTAGAATTGTCCTCATCAATCCAAAAATCCGTGAAGGAGCTTTTCGGTATAGAGCTTGAACGGGAGGTGAACGTTTTCTAA
- a CDS encoding glycosyltransferase produces the protein MRIQIFSTSYIVTDQRLQRVANSLATYGYSVKVFCRKHKNLSYENNKFNVKYINPLFEKGPLFYFFYNLRIFLRILFSRSDIIYSNDLDTLPGCALGSIVRCKKLIYDSHELFTEVPELIGRPITKFFWRIQEKIFVKRAKAVITVSEGVANELKKRYNLKNVEVIRNVPIRTSTEVFKDKQPIIIYQGALNMGRGIELAIEMMKQLPCYKLLIVGKGDIEIKLRRQMLESDLSGRVQFLGQLTPENLRLVTPTAWLGLSLEEDMGLNYRYALPNKLFDYLAAHVPVLVSDLPEMKRVVEEYGIGIVAQSRKPIDLANQIADFFEDKEGYEITLKNVKKAAEKLCWQNEEPRLLNLINSLKKG, from the coding sequence ATGCGAATCCAAATATTTAGCACATCATATATAGTAACCGACCAGCGGTTACAACGTGTTGCCAATTCACTAGCAACTTATGGATACTCCGTTAAGGTATTCTGCCGCAAGCATAAAAACTTGAGCTATGAAAACAATAAATTCAATGTAAAATACATAAACCCTCTCTTTGAAAAGGGGCCTCTTTTTTATTTCTTTTACAACCTAAGAATTTTTTTACGAATCCTTTTTTCGCGTTCTGACATAATTTACTCAAACGATCTTGATACCTTGCCAGGATGCGCATTAGGCTCAATAGTAAGGTGTAAAAAGTTGATTTATGATAGTCACGAACTTTTTACCGAAGTGCCAGAGCTCATTGGACGACCTATCACAAAATTCTTCTGGCGTATTCAGGAAAAAATCTTTGTTAAACGTGCAAAAGCAGTAATTACAGTTTCAGAGGGTGTAGCCAATGAGCTAAAGAAAAGGTATAACCTAAAAAACGTTGAGGTAATCAGGAATGTTCCCATACGAACTTCCACGGAAGTTTTTAAAGATAAACAACCAATAATTATATATCAAGGTGCCCTGAATATGGGAAGAGGTATTGAACTGGCCATTGAAATGATGAAACAGTTACCTTGCTACAAGCTGCTCATTGTTGGTAAAGGAGATATTGAAATAAAACTGCGCCGACAGATGCTTGAAAGTGATCTATCTGGCAGGGTTCAGTTTTTAGGGCAACTAACACCAGAAAATTTAAGGCTTGTTACCCCTACAGCCTGGTTAGGTCTATCGCTCGAAGAGGATATGGGACTGAACTACAGGTACGCTTTGCCCAATAAACTATTTGATTATTTAGCTGCACATGTGCCAGTGCTTGTAAGTGATTTACCTGAAATGAAAAGGGTAGTTGAGGAATATGGAATTGGCATTGTTGCTCAAAGCCGGAAACCAATAGACCTTGCCAACCAGATTGCCGACTTTTTTGAGGATAAGGAGGGTTATGAAATTACTCTGAAAAATGTAAAGAAAGCGGCAGAAAAACTATGTTGGCAGAACGAGGAACCCAGGTTGCTTAACCTGATTAACTCGTTAAAAAAGGGTTAG
- a CDS encoding nitroreductase family protein: MFTNHSDYFYNLVQNRQSDRAYDTRPVDREVILRIIEAARLAPSACNAQPWHFIVVDEPELKNKLADAAANRVLGINHFTKQAPVHIVIVMEPANLNSNFGSFVKGKTFPLIDIGIAAEHICLAAKAEGLGSCMLGWFDEPAVKKLLDIPKSRRVPLIITLGYPASDEVRQKRRKDFNEIVSFNKY; the protein is encoded by the coding sequence ATGTTTACAAACCATAGCGATTACTTTTACAACCTTGTTCAAAACCGTCAGAGCGATAGGGCTTATGATACACGTCCTGTTGACAGGGAAGTAATTCTTCGAATTATTGAGGCAGCCCGTTTGGCTCCATCGGCATGTAATGCCCAACCCTGGCATTTTATTGTAGTTGATGAACCTGAACTAAAGAATAAACTAGCCGATGCTGCTGCAAACAGAGTATTGGGCATCAACCACTTTACCAAACAGGCTCCCGTTCATATCGTAATTGTTATGGAACCCGCTAATCTAAATTCTAACTTCGGGAGTTTTGTAAAGGGCAAAACATTCCCTCTTATTGATATTGGAATTGCTGCTGAGCATATTTGCCTTGCTGCCAAGGCAGAGGGACTTGGTAGCTGCATGCTGGGATGGTTTGATGAGCCCGCTGTGAAAAAGTTGCTGGATATTCCTAAGTCGCGCAGGGTTCCCCTAATTATTACCCTTGGATACCCTGCAAGTGACGAAGTTCGCCAGAAACGGCGTAAGGACTTTAACGAAATAGTATCGTTCAACAAGTACTAA
- a CDS encoding NAD(P)H-binding protein → MERKAAVFGSTGLVGYSLLRVLDENRNYHEIVAYRRNLNQSNPFQKVRFVEFGANISIEQDTNDVFICLGTTMKKAGSKEAFKAVDLDMVIEIAHKAYQAGVKRIIAISSIGANQISRNFYLRTKGQMEEELKKLDFELVAIVRPSILLGKRNEYRLGESIGICFFRTFRFIFVGPLRRYRGIEASDVAKAMVQLALTAKGKVTVESEVLKQIADVYKP, encoded by the coding sequence ATGGAACGAAAAGCCGCTGTATTTGGAAGCACTGGTCTAGTTGGTTATAGCCTGCTCCGTGTGCTCGATGAGAATAGAAATTATCATGAGATAGTTGCCTACCGAAGGAATTTAAACCAATCAAATCCATTCCAAAAGGTCAGATTTGTTGAGTTTGGAGCGAATATCTCAATTGAGCAGGATACTAATGATGTTTTCATATGCTTGGGAACTACCATGAAGAAGGCTGGGAGCAAAGAGGCATTTAAAGCTGTAGATCTTGATATGGTTATTGAAATTGCACACAAAGCTTACCAGGCAGGAGTTAAACGAATTATTGCTATTTCATCCATAGGCGCAAATCAAATTTCACGTAACTTTTATTTGCGGACAAAGGGACAAATGGAGGAGGAACTCAAAAAACTCGATTTTGAGCTGGTTGCAATTGTTCGTCCATCAATCCTACTTGGTAAGCGGAATGAATATAGACTAGGTGAGAGTATAGGGATTTGCTTCTTTCGAACGTTTAGGTTTATATTTGTAGGCCCATTAAGGCGATACCGAGGCATTGAGGCAAGCGATGTGGCCAAAGCCATGGTTCAGCTTGCTTTAACTGCCAAGGGCAAAGTAACTGTAGAGTCCGAAGTTTTAAAGCAAATAGCAGATGTTTACAAACCATAG